GACATCCGCCAGGACCCGCGCTACGGTTCGATGCCGCCGCACCACGGCATGCCGCCGGGGCATCTGCCCGTCGTGAGCTATCTGGCCGCATCGGTGGTGTCGCGCTCGGGCGAGGTGATGGGCGGCTTGTTCTTTGGCCATTCGCAGCCCGGCATGTTCGGCGAGCGCAGCGAGGAACTGATCGGCGCGTTCGCCGTGCAGGCCGCGATCGCCATCGACAACGCGCGCCTGTACGACATGGCGCAGCGTGCGGCGCAGGAGCGCGAGCAGCTGCTGGCCAGCGAGCGCGCGGCGCGCGCCGAGGCCGAGCGCCACAACAAGATGAAGGACGAGTTCCTCGCCATGCTGGCGCACGAACTGCGCAATCCGCTGGCGCCGATCACGAGCGCGGCCCAGCTCCTGCGCCTGCCCGAGGTGAACGAGGGCCTGCGGCTCAAGGCCAGCAACATCATCTCGCGCCAGGTGCGCCACATGACGGAGCTCGTCGACGACCTGCTCGACGTCTCGCGCGTCACGCGCGGCCTGGTGAAACTGGAGAACGAGATCCTCGACCTGAACAAGGTCGCGATGGCGGCCGTCGAGCAGGCGCGCCCGCACATTGAGGAGCGCCAGCATGCGCTCACGGTGGAGCTGCCGGACGAACCGGTGCCGGTCGAGGGCGACCGCACGCGGCTGATCCAGGTGCTCGTGAACCTGCTCAACAACTCGGCCAAGTACACGCCGCCGGGCGGCCGCATCGTCCTCGCCGTCACCGCCGGCGACACCACGGCCGAGGTGAGCGTGCGCGACAACGGTACCGGCATCGATGCGCAACTGCTGCCGCACGTGTTCGACCTGTTCACGCAGGCCGACCGCGCGCCGGACCGCTCGCAGGGCGGCCTGGGGATCGGCCTCGCGCTGGTGAAGAGCATCGTCCGCATGCACAACGGGCAGGTGGCCGCGCACAGCGACGGTCCGCAGCAGGGCACATCGATGACGGTCGCGCTGCCGCTGGCGCATGCCGAGGTGGGGCAGGTCGTGCGGTCGGGCGAGGGCAACGGAGAGGCGCGTCCGCTCACGGTCACCATCGTCGACGACAACGGCGACGCCGGTCATTCGCTCGCGGTGCTGCTGCGCGCCCACGGCCACGCCGTGCATGTGCACGAGGATGCGGCCGATACGCTGGACCGTGCCGATCCCGCCACCGAAGTCTTCATCCTCGACATCGGCCTGCCCGACATGACGGGCTATGAACTGGCGCGCCGCCTGCGCCGCGATGCGCGCCACGCGCACGCGGTCTACGTTGCGCTGACGGGCTACGGCCAGCAGCGCGACCGCGAGCTGTCGAAGCAGGCCGGCTTCGACCACCACCTCGTCAAGCCGGTCGAAATCGGCAAGCTGGCGCAGATCCTGGCCGGGGCGGCTGCAAGCCAGCCGGTCGCCGATGGTTGACATTCATTGTCATAACGATCAGTATTGGCCGCGCTTTACGTTACCTATCTTTTCACCAGCCGACAGCCGCCCGTGTCCCGCAAAAAGAACAGCCGTCAGTGGGCCCGCCTGCGCATCCTGTGCTACGCGGGGCTCGACCTGATGACGATCGTCCAGGACGCCTTCGCGTTGGTGCGCGAGCTCATTCCGAATTCCTGCGCCGAGCTGGCGCTGCGCGTCGAGCCGGCCGAGGCGTCGCCGCTGGCCGCGAACGAAGCGGCGTACGTGCCGGTGCTGCCGCCGCCGAGCGGCTACGCGTTCCGCGACCATGCCGGCTTCACGGTGCCTTGCACACCGGCGCTGCATACGCTGCAGGTGCCGCTCTCGCAGGCCGGCCGGTGTCTGGGCGAGATCACGCTGTGGCGCCACGACGGGCCGCCGTTCGACCGCCACGACGAGGAAGATCTGCAGCGCGTGGCGACGTATTTCGAGCACGTGCTGCGCAATGCGCCCGAACTGGCGGCCGGCAGCGCCGGCGTCATCGAGGACGAGGCCATGCTGCTGGCCACCGTCGACGGCCAGATCCTGTACCTGAGCGATTCGGCCGGCGCGCTGCTCGACCAGCTGGCCGCGCAGGAACGCCAGGTCTTCAACCGCCGCACCTTGCCCCCGTTCTGCCTGCGCCTCGTGGAATCGGTGGCGCACGGCGACCGCTATCCGTGGCTGCTGCCGCTCGGAACGCTCGCGATGGCGGGCGGCGTGCTGGAAGCGCGCGCGCAATGGATGAGCGCCGGCGGCGCGGCGGCCCTGCATGCCGAAGATCCCGCCTATATCCGCACGGTCGGCATCTTCATGAAGTTCGTCGTGCCGCTGCCGCTGCGCATCTGGCGCGCGCTCGGCTCCGTCGAGCTGTCGCCGCAACAGGCCGAGGTGGCGTTCTGGATGGGTGTCGGCGGCGGCCGCGAATCGGCGCGCGCCAACATGGAAGTCAGCGACGCCGTGCTGCGCGACTGCGTGAAGGCCGTCTACGAAAAATTCGGATGCTCGTCCGAAGCCGGCCTGCTGGAACAGCTGCGTCCGACCGTCTCGCGCATGTGACCCCACCGGTGGGGCTGGGACGGCGCGCGCCGTCTGCCTATCATGTCTCCAAGCTCGAAGCAGGGGCCCGGCACAGGCCGCGGCCCTTGCCTGCTCTTCATGAGGAGAATGAACATGAACTTGGTCAGCGTCCTGGCCGCCTATGCGCAAATGGACCCGTCGCGCGTGCCCGGCCCGGCCAGCCTGGCGCTCATCGTCCTGGCGTTGTCGTTGCTCGGTTTGTCGGTGGGAAGAGGGCGGCGGCGCGGCACGTGAACAACGACTAAAGCGATACACGCGCCGTGTCCGTGCGAGCGGAACGGCGCGTGAGGGGAATTAATTCGCTATCGGCCCGCCGCCTCCCTGATCTTCCCGAACTGATCGCCCTTCTTCCAGGCCGGCATCGCCGGCGCGTCGGCCACCACGCGGCCGAGGTTCAACGCGAACTGCGCCTGCTGCACCATGCCCGCGAGATCCCAGCTGGGATCGTACTCGTCGTCGGCCTGGTGGTAGCGCGGGCCGTAGGCCTTCTGCTTCCCGTCGTTGGCGGCCTTGTCCTTCACCCAGTCACGTCCGCCCGAGATCGAAAACGCCGGCACGCCCGCCTTCGCGAAACTGAAATGGTCGCTGCGGAAGTAGCCGCCGCCCAGGTCGGGGGAGGCCTTCGCGATGGCCAGGTGCATCGCCTTGGCAGTGGTTGCCGCCATGGTGCCCAGGTCGGAACGCTCGCTGCCGCGCACGCCGATGTCCTTCGTGGCCGCCACGAAATTCAGGCTGTCCAGGTTCAGCGCCGCCGCCGTCTTGTTCAGCGGCCAGAGAGGCCTGGCCGCATAGGCCGCGCTGCCCAGCAGGCCTTGTTCCTCGGCCGCCACCCACAGGAACATCTGGCTGCGCCTGGCCGGATGGCGCACGGCCTCTTGCGCCATCGCGAGCAGGCCGGCGCTGCCGGATGCGTTGTCGACGGCGCCGTTGTAGATCGTGTCGCCCGTGTCTCCCTGCTTGCCGAGGTGGTCCCAGTGCGCCGAGTAGATGACGACTTCGTTCTTGAGCTTCGGATCGGTGCCGGGCACGATGCCGGCCACGTTGAATTGTTCCAGCGTGCGCACGGCCGCCTGGGCGTGTCCGGCGACGCGCGCGTTCAACTCGACCGGCTCGAACGATTTATCCTCGGCCGCCGCGCGCAGCTTGTCGAGGTCCTGGCCGGCCGCGGTGAACAGGCTGCGCGCCGTGGCCTCCGTGATCCAGCCCTGCAGTCCGGTGCCCAGGTCGGCGTCGGCCAGCTGGAAGCGCTCGGCCGTCCAGCTGTTGTGCACGACACCCCAGCCGTACGCGGCCGATGCATCCGTGTGGATCAGCAGGACGCCGGCCGCCCCGCGCCGCGCGGCTTCTTCGAATTTATACGTCCAGCGGCCGTAATACGTCAGGCTCTTGCCGCCGAAGCGGTCCGGCTCCGCGCTCGTCGGTGCGGGGTCGTTGACGAGCATGACGAGTAGTTTGCCCCTGACGTCCAGACCCTTGTAATCATCCCAGCCGCCTTCTTCCGGCGCCGCGATGCCGTAGCCGACGAAGACGAGGGGCGCATCGAGGTCGTGCACGGGCTGCGCGTCGCCCGGCGCCCACACCCAGTCCTTGCCGAACGTGAGGGACAGGGGCCGGCCGCCGGCGACCAGCGCGACGGTGCTCTGCTGCGGCAGCGCCTTCACGCCGGCGATGTTGACGCTCTGGCGGTAGCTGTTGCCGACCACGGGACGCAGGCCGGCGGCCTGCGCCTGCGCTTCCAGGTACGCGACGGTGAGGTCGCCGCCGCGCTGGCCGGTGCCGCGGCCCTCGAGCAGGTCGGACGACAGAAACGCCAGGTGGGCGCGCAGCGGCGCTTCCTGGACGGTGGCGGGGAATGAGGCTGCATGGGCCGCGCAGGCCAGCGCCAGGGTGGCGGCGACGGCCGTAAAGACGATCTTGTGCATGGATGGATGCGGGGTCGTTGTCGGGAACCTCGCATTGTAGAGCAGGCGGGATCAAGGAAAGCGCAGCACGTCGGCCGCCACCGTGGTCCCCGTCAGCGGCAGCAGCGGCGGCAAGCCGGCCGGGTGGGGCGGCAGGTCGCGCTCGGGCAGGCCGGGGATGCGCTCCTGGACGTACACGAGGAAGGATGGGTCGCCCCAGAAGTCGAACGCGAAGCGCAGCTCGTCGTCGCCCATGCCGTGCAGCGTGAGATTCCAGCTGAAGCAATCGTGGTCCGTGAGCACGCGGCCGTTGATGGCGGTGCGGTGCGGACAGGCGCCCTGCACGCGCATGAGGATCTCGGGCGCGCGGTTCTTCGAACGCAGGCGGAATTCCACGTGGCGCCGGTGATTGCCCCGTTCATCCTTGTCGATGACGAGATCGGGCCAGGCGATGTCATCGTCGCGCGGTGCCGCCGCGTACCACACGGGATCGGCGTCGGGGCCGAACAGATAAGGCATGACATACGGGTGCAGCGTGTTCGGAAAGACCTGCCGCGTCCATGCGTCGAGCGGCCCCGGTGGGTGCAGCCAGAACGCTTGCCAGCTCGGCGTGTCCTTGTAGTACACGAGCCGGTTCGGCGCGGGCAGTTCGGGCACTTGCGGCACGGCCGCATAGGCCATGCCGAGCGACACCCCGGCGCCGAGCAGCAGCGGCCGCACGAGCCAGCGCCGCGCGAGCAGGTCGAGCGCCATGCCGCACATGCCCGCCAGCAGGCAGACGAGCGCGGACGGCAGCACGAGCCAGGCGGGCGAAAAGAACACGAGGCTCGCGTGCACGGCCGGCAGCAGCAGGAAGAGGGCCGGCAGCGCGCCGAGGACGGCAATGGTCACGCGGTGCGCGTGCGTCCACGCGCGTACGCCCGCGAGCGCGAGCCATGCCGCCTGCCCGGCCAGCAGCGGCCAGGCCAGCACGTAGCTGGCCCCCGGTGCGCGCACGCAGACGGCGACGAGTGCGACGTCGCCGGCGAGCAGCACGCCCAGCGCCGTCGTCGCCACGCCGAGCCGCTGTTGCAGGCGTCGTTGCAGGGCGATGTAGATGGCGGCCGGCAGCAGCGTGAATCCCAGCAACTGCCAGCTCGCGCCGCCATCCTCAACGAGCACCGCGGCCGGGTAGCGGGCCTGCAGCGCCGGCAGCGCTTCGCGGCACAGGTAGGCGATGAAGGTCGCCGGCACGGCCATGAACAGGCAGCTGAACATGGCGTCCACGATGTCGGTACGGACCCGCCGTTGCGCAACGCGGCGCGGCAGGCGAGGGCGCCCAGCACGCAGGCCAGCAGCGCCAGCGGCCAGATCAGCACATAGTCGTAGTGGACCATGCCGATGAGCGGCAACGAAAAATAGACCTGGCCGCGCGGGGGCGATGACGTGGACGGCAGGGTGGCGTTGCCGAAGCGGCGCAGCAGCGCGAGCATCGTGTCGCCTTCGTGCTGCAGGCTGGCGCTCGATAAGCGTTGCGGCAGGTCGTGCACGCCGTCCCAGCCGAGGGAACCCTGCGTCGTCGCGAAGTGCAGCACGGGAAAGCTGCCGCCGGCCAGCGGCGCCGCGCCCGCGCTTTGCGGCAGGCGTTCGTCCAACTCGGCCTTGAACGAGGAACCCTGCGGTGCCGGCGCGCCGCGTGACCAGGCGTCGACCGCGAAGCCGTCCGCATGCTCTGCTGTGAACAGTTCCAGCGGACCGCGGTTGCCGGCATTGTCGAAGCGCAGGGCGACGCGCACGCGCTTCGCCCACGGGTGCGACTGCATGAAGGCGCGCGCGCCCATCGGCTGGACCGCGTCGGCGTCCGTGAAGACGAACAGGATGTCGTTGTCGAGCGGCGGCCCGGCCTGCAGCACGCGCATGGCTTCCAGCAGCGCGGCGGCCGAGGCGCCGCCGTCGGCCGCGCCGAGCGTCGTCGCGCGCGAATCGTAATGGGCCATGGCCAGCACGGCGCCGCCGCGTGTCACGCCGGGCTTGCGCACGACGATGTTGCGCGCCGTCGCCAGCGTGATCTGCGCATGGGACATCCAGTCCCAGGATGTCGAGGACACGGTGCCGACCTGGACGTCCGGTTCGAGGCCGATGGCGCGGATGCGGGCCAGCAGGTAGTCGCGTGCGCGGCCGTTGGCGATGCTGCCGGCCGGACGCGGCGCCTGCGCGAACGCCTGCACGTGCTGCTGCGCGCGCGCCGCGCTGTAGCCCGGCAGGAAGGGGCCGGTCGGTACGGGCGCCGCATAGGGCTGCAGCGCGAGCCAGGCGAGGAAAAACGCCAGGCCGCAGGCCGAGCAGATGGCCAAGGATGGTACGTGACGCATCGTGCGTCTCCCGTTGTTCTTATGGTCTTACACGAAATAAGAGGAGCTGCAAGCTAGTCGAGCTTCCAGACGAAGGCCAGCTTGGCCACCCGGCTTCCGGCACGTTGAGGCTGT
This genomic stretch from Massilia putida harbors:
- a CDS encoding M28 family peptidase, whose protein sequence is MRHVPSLAICSACGLAFFLAWLALQPYAAPVPTGPFLPGYSAARAQQHVQAFAQAPRPAGSIANGRARDYLLARIRAIGLEPDVQVGTVSSTSWDWMSHAQITLATARNIVVRKPGVTRGGAVLAMAHYDSRATTLGAADGGASAAALLEAMRVLQAGPPLDNDILFVFTDADAVQPMGARAFMQSHPWAKRVRVALRFDNAGNRGPLELFTAEHADGFAVDAWSRGAPAPQGSSFKAELDERLPQSAGAAPLAGGSFPVLHFATTQGSLGWDGVHDLPQRLSSASLQHEGDTMLALLRRFGNATLPSTSSPPRGQVYFSLPLIGMVHYDYVLIWPLALLACVLGALACRAALRNGGSVPTSWTPCSAACSWPCRRPSSPTCAAKRCRRCRPATRPRCSLRMAARAGSCWDSRCCRPPSTSPCNDACNSGSAWRRRRWACCSPATSHSSPSACAHRGPATCWPGRCWPGRRHGSRSRAYARGRTRTA
- a CDS encoding ATP-binding protein — translated: MELQMRRHPWESTPVGPVEQWPFSLKLAIRTLLDCQLPMYLAWGSQYTQFFNDAYVPILGAKREGALGGDARATWPEIWPIIGPMWARVLQGEPVGSSDLPLTINRYGYPETCHFAYSYSPLYGDAGRPEGVLVTFVETTETVLAERRRAFQLELADILRGETASGPLLRAALRQIGAYLDDATVTYAEIRHEDGTAVILEQWQGGALTAQSGRDVPLAQLAPGAPERLCAGATVWSADAQGHGKAGIAVPLIDGGRVAAVLALQAPLAAGRLADEVRLLEDTARRTWDALRRIRAEEALREETRVLELMKGASETLASTIDLEPLMQAITDAATQLTGAEFGSFFYNGKDDHGDAYLLYTLTGAPREAFAHLGQPRPTKVFGPTFYGSAPIRSDDIRQDPRYGSMPPHHGMPPGHLPVVSYLAASVVSRSGEVMGGLFFGHSQPGMFGERSEELIGAFAVQAAIAIDNARLYDMAQRAAQEREQLLASERAARAEAERHNKMKDEFLAMLAHELRNPLAPITSAAQLLRLPEVNEGLRLKASNIISRQVRHMTELVDDLLDVSRVTRGLVKLENEILDLNKVAMAAVEQARPHIEERQHALTVELPDEPVPVEGDRTRLIQVLVNLLNNSAKYTPPGGRIVLAVTAGDTTAEVSVRDNGTGIDAQLLPHVFDLFTQADRAPDRSQGGLGIGLALVKSIVRMHNGQVAAHSDGPQQGTSMTVALPLAHAEVGQVVRSGEGNGEARPLTVTIVDDNGDAGHSLAVLLRAHGHAVHVHEDAADTLDRADPATEVFILDIGLPDMTGYELARRLRRDARHAHAVYVALTGYGQQRDRELSKQAGFDHHLVKPVEIGKLAQILAGAAASQPVADG
- a CDS encoding M28 family peptidase, encoding MHKIVFTAVAATLALACAAHAASFPATVQEAPLRAHLAFLSSDLLEGRGTGQRGGDLTVAYLEAQAQAAGLRPVVGNSYRQSVNIAGVKALPQQSTVALVAGGRPLSLTFGKDWVWAPGDAQPVHDLDAPLVFVGYGIAAPEEGGWDDYKGLDVRGKLLVMLVNDPAPTSAEPDRFGGKSLTYYGRWTYKFEEAARRGAAGVLLIHTDASAAYGWGVVHNSWTAERFQLADADLGTGLQGWITEATARSLFTAAGQDLDKLRAAAEDKSFEPVELNARVAGHAQAAVRTLEQFNVAGIVPGTDPKLKNEVVIYSAHWDHLGKQGDTGDTIYNGAVDNASGSAGLLAMAQEAVRHPARRSQMFLWVAAEEQGLLGSAAYAARPLWPLNKTAAALNLDSLNFVAATKDIGVRGSERSDLGTMAATTAKAMHLAIAKASPDLGGGYFRSDHFSFAKAGVPAFSISGGRDWVKDKAANDGKQKAYGPRYHQADDEYDPSWDLAGMVQQAQFALNLGRVVADAPAMPAWKKGDQFGKIREAAGR